The proteins below are encoded in one region of Solidesulfovibrio sp.:
- a CDS encoding PAS domain S-box protein, giving the protein MFLLALLALGVLQAQAQPTPTPPRSLSVVMDHDYPPYVFRDDKGIAQGILVDSWRLWEKGTGVPVTIVAMDWNAAQDLMRRGKADVIDTLFETEDRRKDYAFSPATATIDVPVFVHKDLGGIRDAASLRGFPVGVKRGDASVERLTAQGVGPLVYFDDYEAVIRAAGDGRIKVFCVDKPPALHYLYKFGLEQDFRLAFSLYSGQFHRAVRKGDEALLHFVENGFARLTPRQYEEIERRWRGEILFPAEKFRYALLAVAGLAVAAAVLLTVNALLRRTVRRQTERLRDLLAAAGQSERRYRELVESAASVIVRLDSLGRVVFCNTFAQRVFGHTQEQLLGREFGQLTDAPGEDTQRPWPDILAAVADGADGTGSLDRRHRSRDGQTLWIAWSIRRIDASPGENAAFLCVGGDITERLRATEALAASEARYALVARASNDGIWDWDLPRDVVYYSPRYLDILGLAPQAVEPRMDAWTSRLHPEEAEAVIREYKRCADGEIDTFSVEYRLRHADGDYRHVIGRGGSLRDAKGRVVRMAGSLTDITRRRKDEAALRESQDQLAKIFRFSLVGLCVTSRRDGHILDINEAGARMFGFEKGDVTGQTTLGIEVWNNPQERQAFVEELAQAGAVVGKELAMRHKNGSTVIALVSSVPIQAYGESCILSVLVDITERKAMEQALRRSKEAAEAANRAKSDFLSTMSHEIRTPMNTILGMASVLAEADLPPAQARARAAIEIAGANLMSLLGDILDLSQIEAGGFIMEERGCDVAAMAAELVEMMRPDAARKNLAIALEPVGGALPPRLLISPDRLRQVLVNLLGNAVKFTEKGRIALEVGRLETPPAGPLLRLAVRDTGIGIEPEKREFIFERFTQVNGSTSRQFGGVGLGLAICKKLVGHMGGSLLVDSIPGQGSVFTVTLPLRPAPPAPEVPRPLPGRPAASPAKRGSVLLVEDSPSNAEVIRLMLEETRFDLAWAPSGVAGLALFREHPFDIVLMDLEMPGLDGLAATEALRRLEAELGRPRTPVVALTAHAFEEHRQKGLAAGCDDFQVKPISKPHLLEVLEAWLAIGPA; this is encoded by the coding sequence TTGTTCCTGCTGGCCCTGCTGGCCCTCGGCGTCCTCCAGGCCCAGGCCCAACCGACACCGACACCGCCCCGGAGCCTTTCCGTGGTCATGGACCACGACTACCCGCCCTATGTCTTCCGCGACGACAAGGGGATCGCCCAGGGCATCCTGGTGGATTCCTGGCGGCTGTGGGAAAAGGGCACCGGGGTTCCCGTCACCATCGTGGCCATGGACTGGAACGCCGCCCAGGACCTCATGCGGCGGGGCAAGGCCGACGTCATCGACACCCTGTTCGAGACCGAGGATCGCCGCAAGGACTACGCCTTCTCGCCGGCCACGGCGACCATCGACGTCCCGGTGTTCGTGCACAAGGACCTGGGCGGCATCCGCGACGCCGCCTCGTTGCGGGGCTTTCCCGTGGGCGTCAAGCGCGGCGACGCCAGCGTCGAGCGCCTCACCGCCCAGGGCGTCGGCCCGCTGGTCTATTTCGACGACTACGAGGCCGTGATCCGGGCGGCCGGCGACGGCAGGATCAAGGTCTTTTGCGTGGATAAGCCGCCGGCCTTGCACTATCTCTACAAATTCGGCCTGGAACAGGATTTCCGCCTGGCCTTCAGCCTCTATTCCGGCCAGTTCCATCGCGCCGTGCGCAAGGGCGACGAGGCGCTTTTGCACTTCGTCGAGAACGGCTTCGCCCGCCTCACGCCCAGGCAGTACGAGGAGATCGAACGAAGATGGCGCGGCGAGATCCTCTTTCCCGCGGAGAAGTTCCGCTACGCCCTGCTGGCCGTGGCCGGCCTGGCCGTGGCGGCCGCCGTGCTGCTGACCGTAAACGCCCTGCTGCGCCGCACCGTTCGCCGCCAGACCGAACGGCTGCGCGACCTGCTCGCGGCCGCCGGCCAAAGCGAACGACGCTACCGCGAGCTGGTGGAAAGCGCGGCCAGCGTCATCGTGCGCCTGGACAGCCTGGGCCGGGTCGTTTTCTGCAACACCTTCGCCCAGCGCGTCTTCGGCCACACCCAGGAACAGCTGCTCGGCCGCGAGTTCGGCCAGCTTACCGACGCCCCCGGCGAGGACACGCAAAGGCCCTGGCCGGACATCCTGGCCGCCGTGGCCGACGGCGCCGACGGCACCGGTTCCCTGGACAGGCGCCACCGCAGCCGCGACGGCCAAACGCTCTGGATCGCCTGGTCCATCCGCCGCATCGACGCGTCCCCCGGGGAAAACGCCGCCTTTTTGTGCGTGGGCGGCGACATCACCGAACGCTTGCGGGCCACCGAGGCCCTGGCCGCCAGCGAGGCCCGCTACGCCCTGGTGGCCCGGGCTTCCAACGACGGCATCTGGGATTGGGACCTGCCGCGCGACGTGGTCTACTATTCCCCACGCTACCTGGACATTCTCGGCCTGGCCCCCCAGGCCGTGGAGCCGCGCATGGACGCCTGGACCAGCCGGCTGCATCCCGAGGAGGCCGAGGCCGTCATCCGCGAGTACAAACGGTGCGCCGACGGCGAGATCGACACGTTTTCCGTGGAATACCGCCTGCGCCACGCCGACGGCGACTACCGCCACGTCATCGGCCGCGGCGGCAGCCTGCGGGATGCCAAGGGCCGGGTCGTACGCATGGCCGGCAGCCTCACGGACATCACCCGGCGCAGGAAAGACGAGGCCGCCCTGCGCGAAAGCCAGGACCAGCTGGCCAAGATCTTCCGCTTCTCCCTGGTCGGCCTGTGCGTCACCTCGCGCCGCGACGGCCACATCCTCGACATCAACGAGGCCGGCGCCCGCATGTTCGGCTTCGAGAAGGGCGACGTCACCGGCCAGACGACCCTGGGCATCGAGGTCTGGAACAATCCCCAGGAGCGGCAGGCCTTCGTGGAAGAGCTTGCCCAGGCCGGCGCGGTGGTGGGCAAGGAACTGGCCATGCGCCACAAGAACGGCTCCACCGTCATCGCCCTGGTCTCCTCCGTGCCCATCCAGGCCTATGGCGAATCCTGCATCCTGTCCGTGCTCGTGGACATCACGGAACGCAAGGCCATGGAGCAGGCGCTGCGCCGCTCCAAGGAGGCCGCCGAAGCCGCCAACCGGGCCAAGAGCGACTTCCTCTCCACCATGAGCCACGAGATCCGCACCCCCATGAACACCATCCTCGGCATGGCCTCGGTGCTGGCCGAGGCCGACCTGCCTCCCGCCCAGGCCCGGGCCCGGGCCGCCATCGAGATCGCCGGCGCCAACCTCATGAGCCTTTTGGGCGACATCCTCGACTTGTCCCAGATCGAAGCCGGCGGGTTCATCATGGAGGAACGGGGCTGCGACGTGGCGGCCATGGCCGCCGAACTCGTGGAGATGATGCGGCCCGACGCGGCCCGCAAAAACCTGGCCATCGCCCTGGAGCCGGTGGGAGGAGCGCTTCCGCCGCGCCTGCTTATAAGCCCCGACCGCCTGCGCCAGGTGCTGGTCAACCTGCTCGGCAACGCCGTCAAGTTCACCGAAAAAGGCCGCATCGCCCTGGAGGTCGGCCGCCTGGAGACGCCGCCGGCCGGCCCCCTGCTGCGCCTGGCCGTGCGCGACACCGGCATCGGCATCGAACCGGAAAAACGCGAGTTCATTTTCGAGCGCTTCACCCAGGTCAACGGCTCCACCAGCCGCCAGTTCGGCGGCGTGGGCCTGGGCCTGGCCATCTGTAAAAAGCTCGTCGGGCACATGGGCGGAAGCCTCCTCGTGGACAGCATTCCCGGCCAGGGGTCGGTGTTCACGGTCACCCTCCCCCTGCGCCCGGCCCCGCCCGCCCCCGAGGTGCCCCGGCCGCTGCCCGGCCGGCCGGCCGCCTCGCCGGCCAAGCGCGGGTCGGTGCTCCTGGTCGAGGACAGCCCGAGCAACGCCGAAGTGATCCGGCTGATGCTCGAGGAGACGCGCTTCGACCTCGCCTGGGCTCCCAGCGGCGTGGCCGGGCTGGCGCTTTTCCGCGAACACCCCTTCGACATCGTGCTCATGGACCTGGAGATGCCCGGGCTCGACGGCCTGGCCGCAACCGAGGCCCTGCGCCGGCTGGAGGCGGAACTGGGCCGGCCGCGGACGCCGGTCGTGGCCCTGACGGCCCACGCCTTCGAGGAACACCGCCAAAAAGGCCTGGCCGCCGGCTGCGACGACTTCCAGGTCAAGCCCATCTCCAAGCCGCACCTGCTGGAAGTCCTGGAAGCCTGGCTGGCCATCGGCCCGGCCTAG
- a CDS encoding alpha/beta fold hydrolase, translating to MLMLELLLWLVAGGICVFSLITYVFYIIFRLRRPPPALLEAACRGRRAACLARGLASSLFALACVCLAYPLGPLFGRLTCRLATGRGPTVVCLHGLYHNPTAFLGLRPALVRAGLPRVACLGYASLGGDFEALARGLAARVRAMVPGDTPLCFVGHSLGGLLARRLAAEPDLAGRTCAVATLGAPHGGSVLAALAVGRLGRSLAPRGPVARAVAGLPDPPGAALLSLASPVDNLVVPLSGLCLGRAAWREEATPPVSHIAMLYHPAVIARVAAFLRPVAAAQSGAGNP from the coding sequence ATGCTGATGCTCGAACTGCTCCTGTGGCTCGTGGCCGGCGGCATCTGTGTGTTCTCGTTGATAACATATGTATTTTACATAATTTTTAGATTAAGGCGGCCTCCGCCGGCGCTGCTGGAGGCGGCCTGCCGCGGCCGTCGGGCCGCCTGTCTGGCCCGGGGGCTGGCCAGCTCGCTTTTCGCCCTGGCCTGCGTCTGCCTGGCCTATCCCCTGGGGCCGCTGTTCGGGCGCCTGACCTGTCGGCTCGCCACGGGCCGGGGGCCGACGGTCGTGTGCCTGCACGGGCTTTACCACAATCCGACGGCGTTTTTGGGCCTGCGCCCGGCCCTGGTCCGGGCCGGGCTGCCCCGGGTGGCCTGCCTGGGCTATGCCAGCCTGGGCGGGGATTTCGAGGCGCTGGCCCGCGGGCTTGCGGCGCGGGTGCGCGCCATGGTCCCCGGGGATACCCCCCTGTGTTTCGTGGGCCACAGCCTGGGAGGCCTGCTGGCCAGGCGGCTGGCCGCCGAGCCGGACCTGGCCGGGCGCACGTGCGCCGTGGCCACCCTGGGCGCGCCCCACGGCGGCAGCGTCCTGGCCGCCCTGGCCGTGGGCCGGCTGGGCCGGTCCCTGGCGCCCCGGGGCCCGGTGGCCAGGGCCGTGGCCGGCCTGCCCGATCCGCCGGGCGCGGCGCTGCTTTCCCTGGCCTCGCCCGTGGACAATCTGGTCGTGCCCCTTTCCGGCCTTTGCCTCGGCCGCGCCGCCTGGCGCGAGGAGGCCACGCCGCCGGTCTCGCACATCGCCATGCTCTACCATCCGGCCGTCATCGCCCGGGTCGCCGCCTTCCTGCGGCCCGTGGCCGCGGCGCAATCCGGAGCCGGCAATCCCTAG
- a CDS encoding sensor domain-containing diguanylate cyclase, whose product MTHHGPPRIGFRSWLVLLALLAAVPMTLFSVLTLLIVMERQREAENVALTHRAEAVAGTLDRHLAARASLLAAIAHGDAARQGDIQGLYAHAARLAPYEAGLEAIALIDRTGAILFSTQYPYGETLPDSHDSAGVRRIIETGQAMVSGPFVGALSPQPLVALGVPVFVAGRPRYALRAMTPVSELKALLEQQRLPRDWSVSVMAGETVIASRDAAGEDGAPGRGEAVTADEGGADPDDAAAFPPLVLTRAAVGDWGWTVVVAVPEEAFVRPLRQMLGRFGVGGLLCLLFGLAASLWLARRLDRDVNALAVASAALATGERPYDEGVIIREMGEVRACLLAARDREEQALTDPLTGLPARARFKELAEKLESQARNDPGLGLAVLFVDLDGFKRVNDVHGHEQGDRVLAETARVLRRNIRETDVAGRIGGDEFVVCLVAPVGQVREAAEALAGRLVPGVAAIGYGLGCSLGVSVCRTCTPSLKRALELADAAMYEAKRLGKNRYVLHEDTTREGPA is encoded by the coding sequence ATGACGCATCACGGACCGCCGCGTATCGGCTTCCGCTCGTGGCTTGTGCTGTTGGCCCTGCTGGCCGCCGTGCCCATGACGCTTTTTTCCGTGCTGACCTTGCTGATCGTCATGGAGCGGCAGCGCGAGGCGGAAAATGTCGCCCTGACGCACCGGGCCGAGGCCGTGGCCGGGACCCTGGACCGGCACCTGGCGGCGCGGGCCTCTTTGCTGGCGGCCATCGCCCATGGCGACGCCGCCCGGCAGGGCGACATCCAAGGGCTGTACGCCCATGCCGCCCGCCTGGCGCCCTATGAAGCGGGGCTCGAGGCCATCGCGCTGATCGACCGGACCGGGGCCATCCTTTTCAGCACCCAATACCCTTACGGCGAAACACTGCCCGACAGCCACGATTCGGCCGGGGTCAGGCGGATCATCGAAACCGGCCAGGCCATGGTATCGGGGCCGTTCGTGGGGGCGCTTTCGCCGCAACCCCTTGTCGCCCTGGGCGTTCCCGTGTTCGTGGCGGGCAGGCCCCGCTACGCCCTGCGGGCCATGACCCCGGTGAGCGAACTGAAGGCCTTGCTGGAACAGCAGCGGCTGCCCCGGGACTGGTCCGTGTCCGTCATGGCCGGTGAAACGGTGATCGCTTCCCGCGATGCCGCCGGCGAGGACGGAGCGCCGGGGCGGGGCGAGGCCGTGACGGCCGACGAGGGTGGGGCGGACCCGGACGACGCGGCGGCTTTTCCGCCGCTGGTCCTGACGCGGGCCGCGGTGGGGGATTGGGGCTGGACGGTGGTGGTGGCCGTGCCGGAGGAGGCTTTTGTCCGGCCGCTGCGCCAGATGCTGGGGCGCTTCGGCGTGGGCGGGCTTTTGTGTCTGCTTTTCGGGCTGGCCGCGTCGCTGTGGCTGGCCCGGCGGCTCGATCGCGACGTCAACGCCCTGGCCGTGGCCTCGGCCGCCCTGGCCACCGGCGAACGCCCGTACGACGAGGGCGTCATCATCCGGGAAATGGGCGAGGTCCGGGCCTGCCTGCTGGCGGCCCGGGACCGCGAGGAGCAGGCGCTCACCGATCCCCTCACCGGCCTGCCGGCCCGGGCCAGGTTCAAGGAACTGGCCGAAAAGCTGGAGAGCCAGGCGCGAAACGACCCCGGGCTCGGCCTGGCGGTCCTTTTTGTCGATCTCGACGGCTTCAAGCGGGTCAACGACGTCCACGGCCACGAACAGGGCGACCGGGTGCTGGCCGAAACGGCCCGGGTGCTGCGCCGCAACATCCGCGAAACGGACGTGGCCGGCCGGATCGGCGGGGACGAATTCGTGGTCTGCCTGGTAGCGCCCGTCGGGCAGGTGCGCGAGGCGGCCGAGGCCCTGGCCGGCCGTCTCGTTCCCGGCGTCGCCGCCATCGGCTACGGCCTGGGGTGCAGCCTCGGCGTTTCGGTCTGCCGCACCTGCACCCCCAGCCTCAAGCGCGCCCTGGAGCTGGCCGACGCGGCCATGTACGAGGCCAAGCGCCTGGGCAAGAACCGCTACGTCCTGCACGAGGACACGACCCGGGAGGGGCCGGCTTAG
- a CDS encoding PilT/PilU family type 4a pilus ATPase: MTKTPMEKFARLVSTCVKNGITDLHIRTGQPVAVRKNGQLHFQREIIFDAADMEELMRRITTERQRRQLAERWSVDFSTYLQDAQMRLNAFYSADGLGLAVRFLPSRVPDFESLNIHPSLRELCSLHHGLILICGPTGNGKSTTIAAMIREINQTRSAHVITLEDPIEYRFFSDKALMDQRELDAHFPSFEQGLQDVLREDADVIMVGELRDPETMRLTINAAEAGHLVIATLHAGTPEEAILRLCNAFGEGSQDFARAQIASSLGAVVVQRMEVLPRVGFRAPVMAILRTNNSVKNLIRESRLNQLESIMQAGRGEGMFTFDRYREDFLDKKTHLTPPTVAFRPGQSAPPHVRPVEMPPQPPQGRPMETRQPPLSAAAPPPPPPAHEDPGAAGPYRIDDEMPLEELVEQMRRGMS, translated from the coding sequence GTGACCAAGACACCCATGGAAAAATTCGCCCGACTCGTCAGCACCTGCGTCAAAAACGGCATCACCGACCTGCACATCCGCACCGGCCAGCCCGTGGCCGTGCGCAAGAACGGCCAGCTGCACTTCCAGCGGGAGATCATCTTCGACGCCGCCGACATGGAAGAGCTCATGCGCCGCATCACCACCGAGCGCCAGCGCCGCCAGCTGGCCGAGCGCTGGTCCGTGGACTTCTCCACCTACCTCCAGGACGCGCAAATGCGCCTCAACGCCTTCTACTCCGCCGACGGCCTGGGCCTGGCCGTGCGCTTCCTGCCGTCGCGGGTGCCGGACTTCGAGTCCTTAAACATCCATCCGTCGCTTCGCGAGCTGTGCTCCCTGCACCACGGCTTGATCCTCATCTGCGGCCCCACGGGCAACGGCAAGTCCACCACCATCGCGGCCATGATCCGCGAGATCAACCAGACCCGCTCGGCCCACGTCATCACCCTGGAAGACCCCATCGAATACCGCTTCTTCTCGGACAAGGCGCTGATGGACCAGCGGGAGCTCGACGCCCATTTCCCGAGCTTCGAGCAGGGGTTGCAGGACGTGCTGCGCGAGGACGCCGACGTGATCATGGTGGGGGAGCTGCGCGACCCGGAAACCATGCGCCTGACCATCAACGCCGCCGAGGCCGGCCACCTGGTCATCGCCACGCTCCACGCCGGCACGCCCGAGGAGGCGATCCTGCGGCTGTGCAACGCCTTCGGCGAAGGGTCCCAGGATTTCGCCCGGGCGCAGATCGCCTCGAGCCTGGGGGCGGTGGTGGTGCAGCGCATGGAGGTCCTGCCCCGGGTGGGCTTTCGCGCCCCGGTCATGGCCATTTTGCGCACCAACAATTCGGTCAAGAACCTCATCCGGGAAAGCCGCCTCAACCAACTCGAAAGCATCATGCAGGCCGGCCGGGGCGAGGGCATGTTCACCTTCGACCGCTACCGCGAGGATTTCCTGGATAAAAAAACCCACCTCACGCCGCCGACCGTGGCCTTCCGGCCGGGCCAGAGCGCGCCGCCGCACGTACGCCCCGTGGAAATGCCGCCCCAGCCGCCACAGGGGCGGCCCATGGAAACGCGGCAGCCCCCGCTGTCCGCCGCGGCGCCCCCGCCGCCGCCCCCGGCCCACGAGGACCCGGGCGCGGCCGGCCCCTACCGCATCGACGACGAAATGCCCCTGGAGGAACTCGTGGAACAGATGCGCCGGGGCATGTCCTAA